In one window of Arachis ipaensis cultivar K30076 chromosome B06, Araip1.1, whole genome shotgun sequence DNA:
- the LOC107647196 gene encoding uncharacterized protein LOC107647196 isoform X2 — MMTILEGGSNSPNHEHRDYKWREDFMCMLEEFGQSYRALAIAHNQLKCKISDGTYKTSENDVFHSRSLLSSGISKSPLKGSDINFDCTNTNSLSNKQEGEYHEFLSADSCSMKLKPELEGRDTEIEEGMTNLSINRNDSMKIADSEINLEDPSMVDFKCDNKWSAMEFQIAKLTKDNVNQFIELARRNDEKRETIRRLHLEVEDLKRKNRALLFSSRYSNANLERHEPWISNPGGNNIGKLFRGCSP, encoded by the coding sequence ATGATGACCATTTTAGAGGGTGGCAGCAACTCTCCAAACCACGAACACAGAGATTATAAATGGAGAGAAGACTTCATGTGCATGCTTGAAGAATTTGGCCAGTCTTACCGCGCTTTAGCGATAGCACATAACCAACTCAAGTGCAAAATATCTGATGGTACCTATAAAACCTCTGAAAATGATGTCTTTCATTCAAGATCTTTATTATCTTCTGGTATATCAAAATCTCCCCTGAAGGGTTCTGATATCAATTTTGATTGTACCAATACAAATTCTTTATCAAATAAGCAAGAAGGTGAATACCATGAGTTTTTATCAGCTGACTCATGCAGCATGAAACTTAAACCAGAGCTTGAAGGTAGAGACACtgaaatagaagaaggaatgaCTAATCTCTCTATCAATAGAAATGATTCTATGAAGATTGCTGATTCAGAAATAAACCTCGAAGATCCATCAATGGTGGACTTTAAATGCGACAATAAGTGGTCGGCAATGGAGTTTCAAATTGCCAAGCTTACAAAAGATAATGTGAACCAATTTATAGAGTTGGCAAGAAGAAATGACGAAAAGAGAGAAACCATAAGAAGGCTTCACTTGGAGGTGGAAGATTTGAAGCGTAAGAACAGGGCCCTGCTGTTTTCTTCAAGGTACTCCAATGCTAATTTAGAACGCCATGAACCGTGGATATCAAACCCAGGAGGAAATAACATAGGCAAACTCTTCAGAGGTTGCTCTCCATGA
- the LOC107647196 gene encoding uncharacterized protein LOC107647196 isoform X1, whose translation MIMNLGVLHISTSLNQSSITDLDEKLEAMMTILEGGSNSPNHEHRDYKWREDFMCMLEEFGQSYRALAIAHNQLKCKISDGTYKTSENDVFHSRSLLSSGISKSPLKGSDINFDCTNTNSLSNKQEGEYHEFLSADSCSMKLKPELEGRDTEIEEGMTNLSINRNDSMKIADSEINLEDPSMVDFKCDNKWSAMEFQIAKLTKDNVNQFIELARRNDEKRETIRRLHLEVEDLKRKNRALLFSSRYSNANLERHEPWISNPGGNNIGKLFRGCSP comes from the exons ATGATCATGAATCTTGGAGTTCTGCACATATCTACAAGTCTCAATCAAAGTTCAATA ACAGATTTGGATGAGAAACTGGAAGCCATGATGACCATTTTAGAGGGTGGCAGCAACTCTCCAAACCACGAACACAGAGATTATAAATGGAGAGAAGACTTCATGTGCATGCTTGAAGAATTTGGCCAGTCTTACCGCGCTTTAGCGATAGCACATAACCAACTCAAGTGCAAAATATCTGATGGTACCTATAAAACCTCTGAAAATGATGTCTTTCATTCAAGATCTTTATTATCTTCTGGTATATCAAAATCTCCCCTGAAGGGTTCTGATATCAATTTTGATTGTACCAATACAAATTCTTTATCAAATAAGCAAGAAGGTGAATACCATGAGTTTTTATCAGCTGACTCATGCAGCATGAAACTTAAACCAGAGCTTGAAGGTAGAGACACtgaaatagaagaaggaatgaCTAATCTCTCTATCAATAGAAATGATTCTATGAAGATTGCTGATTCAGAAATAAACCTCGAAGATCCATCAATGGTGGACTTTAAATGCGACAATAAGTGGTCGGCAATGGAGTTTCAAATTGCCAAGCTTACAAAAGATAATGTGAACCAATTTATAGAGTTGGCAAGAAGAAATGACGAAAAGAGAGAAACCATAAGAAGGCTTCACTTGGAGGTGGAAGATTTGAAGCGTAAGAACAGGGCCCTGCTGTTTTCTTCAAGGTACTCCAATGCTAATTTAGAACGCCATGAACCGTGGATATCAAACCCAGGAGGAAATAACATAGGCAAACTCTTCAGAGGTTGCTCTCCATGA